In one window of Micromonospora cathayae DNA:
- the thiD gene encoding bifunctional hydroxymethylpyrimidine kinase/phosphomethylpyrimidine kinase, with amino-acid sequence MTPTTVLTIAGSDSGGGAGIQADLKVFAALGAYGTSVLTAVTAQNTRGVDAVLPLPPRTVTDQLDSVLADFRVRAVKTGMLGTPAVADAVAEAARAGRLPNLVVDPVLVATSGHRLGVAEAVERLLPYALVATPNRAEAEALTGARVTTVEEMVAAAETLAATGPAWVVVTGGDVAAAGEAVDVLHGDGGTTLLRAPRVPTRHDHGTGCSFSAAVAVRLAAGDPVPVAVQTAKEYVTRALAGARDWALGSGRGPLDHFGWSC; translated from the coding sequence GTGACCCCGACGACCGTGCTCACCATCGCCGGCTCCGACTCCGGAGGCGGAGCCGGCATCCAGGCCGACCTGAAGGTCTTCGCCGCCCTCGGCGCGTACGGCACCAGTGTCCTCACCGCCGTCACCGCGCAGAACACCCGGGGTGTCGACGCCGTCCTGCCGCTGCCACCCCGGACCGTCACCGACCAACTCGACAGCGTGCTCGCCGACTTCCGGGTCCGGGCGGTGAAGACCGGCATGCTCGGCACCCCGGCGGTCGCCGACGCGGTGGCGGAGGCGGCACGGGCCGGTCGACTGCCCAACCTGGTCGTCGACCCGGTGCTGGTCGCCACCAGTGGACACCGGCTCGGCGTCGCCGAGGCGGTCGAACGGCTGCTGCCGTACGCGCTGGTGGCGACGCCGAACCGGGCGGAGGCCGAGGCCCTCACCGGAGCCCGGGTCACCACGGTCGAGGAGATGGTCGCCGCCGCCGAGACGCTGGCCGCCACCGGCCCGGCCTGGGTGGTGGTGACCGGCGGGGACGTGGCCGCCGCCGGGGAGGCGGTCGACGTGCTGCACGGCGACGGCGGCACCACGCTGCTGCGCGCGCCCCGGGTGCCGACCCGGCACGACCACGGCACCGGCTGCTCGTTCTCGGCGGCGGTGGCCGTCCGGCTCGCGGCCGGCGACCCGGTGCCGGTGGCGGTGCAGACCGCCAAGGAGTACGTCACCCGCGCGCTGGCCGGCGCGCGGGACTGGGCGCTCGGATCCGGGCGCGGCCCGCTGGACCACTTCGGCTGGTCCTGTTGA
- a CDS encoding thiazole synthase, whose product MTLVLGGTTLTSRLILGTGGAANLHVLERAIRASGTELVTLALRRVDTAGTAGGLLDLLDRCGVQLLPNTAGCYTAGEAVKVAHLARDAFGTDRIKLEVIGDERTLLPDGVELLRAAEQLVEDGFTVLPYTSDDPVLARRLADVGCAAVMPAGAPIGSGLGIGNPHHIRLIRQSVDVPVILDAGIGTASDAALAMELGCDAVLLASAVTRAADPETMATAMRHAVRAGRLAYRAGRIERRFHALASTPDDGRPVL is encoded by the coding sequence GTGACCCTCGTCCTCGGCGGCACCACCCTCACCTCCCGGCTGATCCTCGGCACCGGGGGCGCGGCCAACCTGCACGTGCTGGAACGGGCCATCCGGGCCTCCGGCACCGAACTGGTCACCCTGGCCCTGCGCCGGGTGGACACCGCCGGCACCGCCGGGGGGCTGCTGGACCTGCTGGACCGGTGCGGGGTGCAGCTGCTGCCCAACACCGCCGGCTGCTACACCGCCGGTGAGGCGGTGAAGGTCGCCCACCTGGCCCGGGACGCGTTCGGGACCGACCGGATCAAACTCGAGGTGATCGGCGACGAGCGCACGCTGCTGCCCGACGGGGTGGAACTGCTCCGGGCCGCCGAACAGCTCGTCGAGGACGGATTCACCGTCCTGCCGTACACCTCGGACGACCCGGTGCTGGCCCGCCGGCTGGCCGACGTGGGCTGCGCGGCGGTGATGCCGGCCGGCGCGCCGATCGGCTCCGGGCTGGGCATCGGCAACCCGCACCACATCCGGCTGATCCGGCAGAGCGTCGACGTGCCGGTGATCCTGGACGCCGGCATCGGCACCGCCTCCGACGCCGCGCTGGCGATGGAACTGGGCTGCGACGCGGTGCTGCTGGCCAGCGCGGTCACCCGGGCCGCCGACCCGGAGACGATGGCCACCGCCATGCGCCACGCCGTCCGGGCCGGTCGGCTCGCCTACCGCGCCGGCCGGATCGAGCGCCGCTTCCACGCGCTGGCCTCCACACCCGACGACGGTCGGCCCGTCCTGTGA
- a CDS encoding thiamine phosphate synthase: MPSGVVVLTDRWAARRPLPEVVTDAVAGGVRWVVLREKDLPRAERAALAADLRAVLAGAGGNLVVAGPDPLGGDAVHLPAAGPYPPPDVALVGRSCHDRAELSRLTTEDYVTLSPVYPTGSKPGHGPPLRPAGLADLIRYSPVPVLALGGVTTPDQVHACVGAGAVGVAVLGAIMRAADPATAATTLTSAFAQADRNQRENP, encoded by the coding sequence GTGCCGTCCGGGGTCGTCGTCCTCACCGACCGGTGGGCGGCCCGCCGGCCGCTGCCGGAGGTGGTCACCGACGCGGTGGCCGGGGGAGTGCGCTGGGTGGTGCTGCGGGAGAAGGACCTGCCCCGCGCCGAGCGCGCCGCCCTCGCCGCTGACCTGCGGGCCGTCCTCGCCGGGGCGGGCGGCAACCTGGTCGTCGCCGGCCCCGACCCGCTCGGCGGCGACGCCGTGCACCTGCCCGCCGCCGGCCCGTACCCGCCACCGGACGTCGCGCTGGTCGGACGCTCCTGCCACGACCGGGCCGAACTGTCCCGACTCACCACCGAGGACTACGTCACCCTCTCGCCGGTCTACCCGACGGGCAGCAAGCCCGGCCACGGCCCGCCGCTGCGCCCGGCCGGACTCGCCGACCTGATCCGGTACAGCCCGGTGCCGGTGCTCGCCCTCGGCGGCGTGACGACCCCGGACCAGGTGCACGCCTGCGTCGGGGCGGGAGCCGTCGGGGTGGCGGTGCTCGGCGCGATCATGCGGGCCGCCGACCCGGCCACCGCGGCCACCACCCTCACCAGCGCCTTCGCCCAGGCCGACCGGAACCAGAGGGAGAACCCGTGA
- a CDS encoding cupin yields MNTEQLAPVGQEVILENDKVRVWHIRLEPGEQQPLHRHDHPYLVIAVQGAKNVIQTVDGTRIDADEPTGGVVYRDPGAVHMLTNVGDTTYLARLVELK; encoded by the coding sequence ATGAACACCGAGCAACTCGCCCCCGTCGGCCAGGAGGTCATCCTGGAGAACGACAAGGTCCGGGTCTGGCACATCCGGCTGGAACCCGGCGAGCAGCAGCCGCTGCACCGGCACGACCACCCGTACCTGGTGATCGCGGTGCAGGGCGCGAAGAACGTCATCCAGACCGTCGACGGCACCCGGATCGACGCCGACGAACCGACCGGCGGGGTGGTCTACCGGGACCCGGGCGCGGTGCACATGCTCACCAACGTGGGTGACACCACGTACCTGGCCCGCCTGGTCGAGCTGAAGTAG
- the thiC gene encoding phosphomethylpyrimidine synthase ThiC, translating to MQARRKVYVTGSRPDVRVPFAEVDLTGDNPPVRLYDTSGPGSDPEVGLPPLRGPWIAERGDVAPVRGAGTPLGGADGKRPTQLAYARAGTVTPEMEFVAIREGTAPEFVRDEIAAGRAVLPLNVNHPECEPAIIGKAFLVKVNANIGTSAVTSSVAEEVEKLTWATRWGADTVMDLSTGKRIHETREAIVRNSPVPIGTVPIYQALEKVGGDPVELSWEVFRETVIEQAEQGVDYMTVHAGVLLPYVPLAVDRVTGIVSRGGSIMAAWCLAHHEENFLYTHFRELCEILARYDVTFSLGDGLRPGSIADANDAAQFAELRTLGELTGIAWEYDVQVMIEGPGHVPMHKIKENVDLQQELCHEAPFYTLGPLTTDIAPAYDHITSAIGAAMIGMYGTAMLCYVTPKEHLGLPDRDDVKAGVIAYKIAAHAADLAKGHPGAQSWDDALSKARFEFRWEDQFNLSLDPETARSYHDATLPAAPAKTAHFCSMCGPKFCSMKITQELKEYAARGMRDKSDEFLAAGGRVYLPLA from the coding sequence ATGCAGGCACGTCGCAAGGTCTACGTCACCGGGAGCCGGCCGGACGTCCGGGTGCCCTTCGCCGAGGTGGATCTGACCGGGGACAATCCGCCGGTCCGGCTCTACGACACGTCCGGCCCCGGCTCGGACCCGGAGGTCGGGCTGCCGCCGCTGCGCGGCCCGTGGATCGCCGAGCGGGGCGACGTGGCCCCGGTGCGCGGTGCCGGCACGCCGCTGGGCGGGGCCGACGGGAAACGGCCCACGCAGCTTGCGTACGCCCGCGCCGGGACCGTCACGCCGGAGATGGAGTTCGTGGCGATCCGGGAGGGGACGGCACCCGAGTTCGTCCGGGACGAGATCGCGGCCGGCCGGGCGGTGCTGCCGCTGAACGTCAACCACCCGGAGTGCGAGCCGGCGATCATCGGGAAGGCGTTCCTGGTCAAGGTGAACGCCAACATCGGCACGTCGGCGGTGACCTCCTCGGTGGCCGAGGAGGTGGAGAAGCTCACCTGGGCGACCCGGTGGGGCGCGGACACCGTGATGGACCTGTCCACCGGCAAACGCATCCACGAGACCCGGGAGGCGATCGTCCGCAACTCGCCGGTGCCGATCGGTACCGTGCCGATCTACCAGGCGCTGGAGAAGGTCGGCGGTGACCCGGTCGAGCTGAGCTGGGAGGTGTTCCGGGAGACCGTGATCGAGCAGGCCGAACAGGGCGTCGACTACATGACCGTGCACGCCGGGGTGCTGCTGCCGTACGTGCCGCTGGCGGTGGACCGGGTCACCGGGATCGTCTCCCGGGGCGGTTCGATCATGGCGGCCTGGTGCCTGGCGCACCACGAGGAGAACTTCCTCTACACCCACTTCCGCGAACTGTGCGAGATCCTGGCCCGCTACGACGTGACCTTCTCGCTCGGGGACGGGCTGCGCCCCGGGTCCATCGCGGACGCCAACGACGCCGCCCAGTTCGCCGAACTGCGTACCCTCGGCGAGCTGACCGGCATCGCCTGGGAGTACGACGTCCAGGTGATGATCGAGGGCCCCGGGCACGTGCCGATGCACAAGATCAAGGAGAACGTGGACCTCCAGCAGGAGCTGTGCCACGAAGCCCCGTTCTACACCCTCGGCCCGCTGACCACCGACATCGCGCCCGCGTACGACCACATCACCTCCGCGATCGGCGCGGCGATGATCGGCATGTACGGCACCGCGATGCTCTGCTACGTCACCCCGAAGGAGCACCTCGGCCTGCCGGACCGGGACGACGTGAAGGCCGGCGTCATCGCGTACAAGATCGCGGCGCACGCGGCGGACCTGGCCAAGGGCCACCCCGGCGCACAGTCCTGGGACGACGCGCTGTCCAAGGCCCGGTTCGAGTTCCGCTGGGAGGACCAGTTCAACCTCTCGCTGGACCCGGAGACCGCCCGCTCGTACCACGACGCGACGCTGCCCGCCGCACCGGCGAAGACCGCGCACTTCTGCTCGATGTGCGGGCCGAAGTTCTGCTCCATGAAGATCACGCAGGAGCTGAAGGAGTACGCGGCCCGCGGCATGCGCGACAAGTCAGACGAGTTCCTCGCCGCCGGCGGTCGGGTCTACCTCCCGCTGGCCTGA